Proteins encoded together in one Bombiscardovia nodaiensis window:
- a CDS encoding FMN reductase: MTTIAVFVGSLRKESFNLKLAKAIENFMPEGVNFEYADMNLPLYNQDLDGDFPAKATELKQLVERADGVLFVTPEYNRSFPGVLKNAIDWASRPWGQSSFTGKPAAIVGASMGALGATQAQAALRNVALFLDMKLMGQPEVYFNGTTGFDEQGKLVEGSVDFIRGFAQAFAKHVEANR; encoded by the coding sequence ATGACAACAATCGCAGTATTTGTTGGATCCCTGCGCAAGGAATCGTTCAATCTCAAGCTCGCTAAGGCTATCGAAAATTTCATGCCAGAGGGTGTGAACTTTGAGTACGCCGATATGAATCTGCCCCTGTACAACCAGGATCTGGACGGCGATTTTCCTGCGAAGGCCACCGAGCTCAAGCAGCTGGTTGAGCGCGCAGACGGTGTGCTCTTTGTGACGCCTGAGTACAATCGTAGCTTCCCCGGCGTTTTGAAGAATGCCATTGACTGGGCCTCTCGCCCCTGGGGTCAGTCCTCCTTCACTGGCAAGCCTGCCGCTATCGTGGGGGCCAGCATGGGTGCCCTCGGCGCAACTCAGGCTCAGGCAGCCCTGCGCAACGTGGCTCTCTTCCTCGACATGAAGCTCATGGGCCAGCCCGAGGTCTACTTCAACGGCACGACCGGCTTTGACGAGCAGGGCAAGTTGGTTGAGGGCTCCGTGGACTTCATCCGTGGATTTGCTCAGGCTTTCGCCAAGCACGTAGAGGCTAACCGCTGA
- a CDS encoding TatD family hydrolase — MSKHHRKRDWAPAPTALPAGTQVVDNHTHLASVVPFAQEMDQQARERGQEPVPVYSVDQMIEQARAVGVTGFVDVGCELPNLERAVEMAQDHPGVVWAALAIHPNEAVLHGHRGVPGPDGLPVHYQPWHETPYEEAFARVAALAKAHPEQVLAIGETGMDLFRTGAAAEQIQRQAFRDHIALAKELNLPLQIHDRDAHQQVIDTLLADGAPERTVFHSYSGDAAMAQVAAEHGWYLSFSGTVSFKGNEGIRQALAIVGLDHIMVETDAPYLTPMPYRGRPNAPYMIPYTLRAMADALDLPLEQVAQATRRTTQAVYGM; from the coding sequence ATGAGTAAGCATCATCGCAAGCGGGATTGGGCGCCGGCACCTACTGCGCTGCCAGCGGGCACGCAGGTGGTCGACAATCACACGCATTTGGCTTCTGTGGTGCCCTTTGCGCAGGAAATGGACCAGCAGGCACGCGAGCGGGGGCAGGAGCCTGTGCCGGTTTACAGCGTGGACCAGATGATCGAGCAGGCGCGGGCCGTGGGCGTGACTGGGTTCGTGGATGTGGGCTGCGAGCTACCCAACTTGGAGCGGGCCGTAGAGATGGCCCAAGACCATCCGGGCGTGGTCTGGGCGGCTCTGGCCATCCATCCCAACGAGGCGGTGCTCCACGGGCACCGGGGCGTGCCGGGTCCAGATGGTCTGCCGGTGCACTATCAGCCCTGGCATGAGACACCCTACGAGGAGGCTTTTGCGCGGGTGGCGGCTCTGGCTAAAGCCCACCCCGAGCAAGTGCTGGCGATTGGCGAGACGGGCATGGACCTCTTCCGCACCGGAGCAGCGGCTGAGCAGATTCAGCGGCAGGCCTTCCGCGACCACATTGCCCTGGCCAAAGAGCTCAATCTTCCCTTACAGATTCATGATCGCGATGCCCACCAGCAGGTGATCGACACGCTGCTGGCCGACGGAGCGCCCGAGCGCACAGTCTTTCACTCCTATTCGGGAGACGCTGCCATGGCGCAGGTTGCCGCCGAGCACGGCTGGTATCTCTCGTTCTCGGGCACGGTTTCGTTCAAGGGCAACGAGGGGATTCGTCAGGCGCTCGCCATCGTAGGCTTGGACCACATAATGGTGGAGACCGATGCCCCGTATTTGACGCCCATGCCTTACCGGGGACGCCCGAACGCGCCCTATATGATTCCTTACACTTTGCGTGCCATGGCCGATGCCCTAGATCTGCCCTTAGAGCAAGTGGCTCAGGCTACGAGACGGACTACGCAGGCTGTGTACGGCATGTAG
- the kup gene encoding putative potassium transport system protein kup: MSNEQRETSEEEGLSKADDAPHLSSESTGAKALKRTGVTPESSAQRQEPASLAGAAAEQESAAQEGVATSTESILPTESITKAPKLSKKSRTQEEELELKRARREALRQAKRKKKPARSPLGRWWRKVQASPDKVTLGMSIVALGVVYGDIGTSPLYTLQTFVSGQGGIQNVNRPAVLGMLSLVFWSLTLITTVKYVLVAMRIDNKGEGGIFALYTLVRKYGRWLAIPAMLGGAAFLADSVLTPAVSISSAVEGLRTIPVLTPVFKESPNLTMIITLVIILVLFAVQSRGTERIGRVFGTVVMVWFAFLALIGIFSIQGDWSIFAALNPVYGIEFLFSPQNPVGLAIMGTVFLSTTGAEALYSDMGHVGRGNIYATWPFINVALVFNYFGQGAWLLRNTNNPDLRGATDMNPFFQMMPTTVRYPAVILSVTAGVIASQALITGAFTMVSEATGLNWMPHLQVRYPARTRGQLYIPTINWVLCVATSAVLLIFKDSEHISAAYGLALTITMITTTILLMVYIWYDHKRVFAVVFAIVFLAIQTLFFLASMAKFMHGGWFTMLLTAAILFIMYTWKEGTKVERSQRRHMTPKECLPALEMLHNDFRIPYFADNLVYLTSDNEMRRLDTDIFFSIFADHPKRARAWWAVSVQTTDTPFTREYSVENFGTNYLFRVRMRLGFKVDQNVATYLHQIMHELIDSGELPKQTSTYPKVDEDPQIGTITYVLIHKALMPESKITTRGAISLTVKYAIRHMAGNPVKWFGLAPYNPLVEVQPLFVTTRSVPRLNRVALPKPKKSKKAKVGKKSGLQQVEQEAGLKAQQVQEGAQRAAQDVGQKVKQQSEKAVSAVSAATEKVEHAAGKQSKKRSEKKK, encoded by the coding sequence ATGTCAAACGAGCAGCGCGAGACTTCTGAAGAAGAAGGTCTCAGTAAGGCTGATGACGCTCCTCACTTATCGAGTGAGTCAACAGGTGCCAAAGCCTTGAAAAGAACTGGCGTAACGCCTGAAAGTTCAGCCCAAAGGCAAGAACCGGCGTCGCTGGCAGGGGCAGCCGCTGAGCAGGAATCGGCGGCGCAGGAAGGCGTGGCAACTTCGACCGAGTCGATTTTGCCCACAGAGTCCATCACCAAGGCTCCAAAGCTTTCCAAAAAGTCCCGCACCCAAGAGGAAGAGCTTGAGCTCAAGCGCGCCCGCAGGGAGGCACTGAGGCAGGCTAAGCGCAAAAAAAAGCCCGCTCGTAGCCCTCTGGGCCGCTGGTGGCGCAAGGTGCAGGCCTCTCCCGACAAGGTGACGCTGGGCATGTCTATCGTGGCCCTGGGCGTGGTTTACGGCGATATTGGTACCTCACCGCTCTACACCTTGCAGACGTTCGTGTCCGGCCAGGGTGGCATCCAGAATGTGAACCGGCCCGCCGTGCTCGGCATGCTCTCGCTGGTTTTCTGGTCGCTCACGCTGATCACCACCGTCAAGTACGTGCTGGTGGCCATGCGCATCGACAACAAGGGCGAGGGCGGCATTTTTGCCCTTTACACCCTGGTGCGCAAGTATGGGCGTTGGCTGGCCATTCCTGCCATGCTGGGCGGCGCGGCCTTCTTAGCTGACTCCGTCCTCACCCCCGCCGTCTCCATCTCCTCAGCCGTTGAAGGTCTGCGCACTATCCCTGTGCTGACGCCGGTCTTCAAGGAGTCACCAAATCTGACGATGATCATTACTTTGGTCATTATCTTGGTACTTTTTGCTGTGCAGTCTCGCGGTACCGAGCGCATCGGCCGCGTTTTCGGCACGGTCGTCATGGTCTGGTTTGCCTTCTTGGCGCTCATTGGTATTTTCAGCATTCAGGGCGATTGGTCGATTTTCGCGGCCCTGAATCCGGTCTATGGCATTGAATTCCTCTTCAGCCCGCAGAATCCGGTCGGCCTGGCCATTATGGGCACGGTCTTCCTCTCCACCACCGGTGCTGAGGCCCTCTACTCCGACATGGGCCACGTTGGGCGCGGCAATATTTACGCCACCTGGCCCTTCATCAACGTGGCTCTGGTCTTCAATTACTTCGGTCAGGGCGCTTGGCTCCTGCGCAATACCAACAATCCTGACCTGCGCGGGGCCACCGACATGAACCCCTTCTTCCAGATGATGCCCACCACGGTGCGCTATCCGGCCGTTATCCTCTCGGTCACGGCAGGCGTGATTGCCTCCCAGGCCCTGATTACGGGCGCATTCACCATGGTCTCCGAGGCCACCGGCCTCAACTGGATGCCCCACCTGCAGGTGCGCTACCCGGCCCGAACCCGTGGCCAGCTCTACATTCCTACGATTAACTGGGTGCTGTGCGTGGCTACCTCTGCGGTGCTGTTGATTTTCAAGGATTCCGAGCACATTTCCGCTGCGTACGGCCTGGCGCTGACCATCACTATGATCACGACCACTATTCTGCTCATGGTCTACATTTGGTACGACCATAAGCGTGTGTTTGCGGTCGTCTTCGCCATCGTCTTCCTGGCTATCCAGACCCTCTTCTTCCTGGCGTCGATGGCCAAGTTCATGCACGGCGGCTGGTTCACCATGCTGCTCACGGCGGCCATCCTCTTCATCATGTACACCTGGAAGGAAGGCACCAAGGTCGAGCGCTCTCAGCGGCGGCACATGACGCCCAAGGAGTGCCTGCCAGCCCTGGAGATGCTCCACAACGACTTCCGCATCCCCTACTTTGCTGACAACTTGGTTTACCTGACCTCCGACAACGAGATGCGCCGCCTGGATACGGACATCTTCTTCTCCATCTTCGCCGACCACCCCAAGCGGGCGCGCGCCTGGTGGGCTGTCTCCGTGCAGACGACGGACACCCCCTTTACCCGCGAGTATTCGGTGGAGAACTTTGGCACCAACTATCTCTTCCGCGTGCGTATGCGCCTGGGCTTCAAGGTGGACCAGAATGTGGCCACTTACTTGCACCAGATTATGCACGAGCTGATTGACTCCGGCGAGCTGCCCAAGCAGACCTCCACCTACCCGAAGGTGGACGAGGATCCGCAAATCGGCACCATTACGTACGTGCTGATTCACAAGGCCCTGATGCCTGAGTCGAAGATTACGACCCGCGGTGCTATTTCTCTAACGGTTAAATACGCCATTCGCCACATGGCCGGCAACCCGGTCAAGTGGTTCGGCTTGGCGCCCTACAACCCACTGGTGGAGGTGCAGCCGCTCTTCGTGACGACCAGGTCGGTGCCGCGCCTGAACCGCGTGGCTCTGCCCAAGCCCAAGAAATCGAAAAAGGCGAAGGTTGGCAAGAAGTCGGGCCTGCAGCAGGTTGAGCAGGAGGCTGGGCTCAAGGCTCAGCAGGTCCAGGAAGGCGCTCAGCGGGCCGCGCAGGACGTTGGACAGAAAGTCAAGCAGCAGAGTGAGAAAGCTGTCTCCGCTGTATCGGCCGCCACTGAAAAGGTTGAGCATGCGGCCGGGAAACAGAGCAAGAAAAGAAGTGAGAAAAAAAAATGA
- a CDS encoding oxidoreductase, whose protein sequence is MIVGMRNTTTAAISHEIDEMHVERGEAAMDRVLTLIISTQRSGLEQALETVNAASREHPCRVIAIVTDAQPSSDQSSGEGEGKSQGARYKANLGAEPECYKAIPAGEQGDHTLDAQIRFGADAGAGEVIVLAPVDGLLQHLDTLVIPLLVPDVPVVTWWPSQAPSDPSADPLGSKSSSRITDAQNSADPAATFEALREHCQPADIDLSWTRITIWRAMLASIIAQPPHLPVQSVTVSGQADYLPLELLASWLALKLQVPVRVQREPQAQAITGVYFEREDGTLSMERLEGDHAVIRQPGQSDQTVSLPLRSAVDCLSEQLGRLDPDEVYAEVVSKGWGMVSHQ, encoded by the coding sequence ATGATTGTTGGAATGAGAAATACTACCACGGCCGCCATCTCCCACGAGATTGACGAAATGCATGTGGAGCGCGGCGAGGCGGCCATGGACCGCGTACTCACGCTGATTATCTCCACCCAGCGCTCGGGCCTAGAGCAGGCGCTGGAGACGGTGAACGCCGCCAGCCGCGAGCACCCCTGCCGGGTTATCGCCATTGTGACCGACGCTCAGCCCAGCAGCGACCAGAGCAGCGGCGAGGGCGAAGGCAAGAGCCAGGGCGCCCGCTACAAGGCCAATCTGGGCGCTGAACCCGAGTGCTACAAGGCCATTCCAGCCGGTGAGCAGGGCGACCACACACTGGACGCGCAGATTCGCTTCGGCGCGGACGCTGGCGCAGGTGAAGTCATCGTGCTCGCCCCCGTTGACGGCCTCCTGCAGCACCTGGATACGCTGGTTATCCCCCTGCTGGTGCCGGATGTGCCGGTGGTCACCTGGTGGCCCAGCCAGGCCCCGAGCGACCCCTCGGCCGACCCTCTGGGTTCCAAGTCCTCCAGCCGCATTACTGACGCACAGAACTCCGCCGACCCGGCCGCCACTTTCGAGGCCCTGCGCGAGCACTGCCAGCCGGCCGACATTGACCTGTCCTGGACCCGCATCACCATTTGGCGGGCTATGCTGGCTTCGATTATCGCCCAGCCGCCCCACCTGCCGGTCCAGTCGGTCACCGTGAGCGGCCAGGCCGACTACCTGCCGCTGGAGCTCCTGGCCTCCTGGCTGGCCCTGAAACTCCAGGTGCCCGTCCGCGTGCAGCGCGAGCCTCAGGCGCAGGCCATCACCGGCGTGTATTTTGAGCGCGAAGACGGCACCCTAAGCATGGAGCGCTTGGAGGGCGACCACGCCGTCATCCGCCAGCCCGGGCAGAGCGACCAGACCGTCTCCCTCCCCCTGCGCTCGGCCGTAGACTGCCTGAGCGAGCAGCTGGGCCGCCTGGACCCGGACGAGGTCTATGCTGAGGTAGTGAGCAAAGGCTGGGGCATGGTCTCCCATCAATAA
- the zwf gene encoding glucose-6-phosphate 1-dehydrogenase has protein sequence MESPQSSSDTDAARGQEHWANPLLDPRDLRMPRIAGPSSLVIFGVTGDLAKKKLLPAVYDLANRGLLPASFGLIGFGRRDWSADEFAAFAEENVRAHSRTPFNDATWKQLKEGMRFVKGTFDDAEAFRKLSQTVSELDRDRGTRGNHAFYMSIPPKAFPVVAEQLAASGLSKSAPGAWKRVIIEKPFGHDLQSAKELDRVVGEVFEPNSVFRIDHYLGKETVQNILALRFANTMFEPVWNANYVSHVQITMAEDMGIGGRAGYYDGIGAARDVIQNHLIQLMALTAMEEPVSFDASDLRAEKTKVLSAVRVPKDLGLHTARGQYAAGWQGSQPVVGYLDEKGIDPKSTTETYAAIRLDVDTRRWAGVPFYLRTGKRLGKRTSEIAVVFKRAPHLPFDATATRELGANAVVIRVQPDEGVTLRFGAKTPGSAMEVRDVNMDFSYGRSFTEASPEAYERLILDVLLGDPPLFPTTQEVELSWKILDPIEEYWSTLGQPEPYRAGTWGPAQADRMLAADGHHWRMP, from the coding sequence ATGGAAAGTCCACAATCATCGTCTGATACAGACGCCGCCAGGGGCCAGGAGCATTGGGCCAATCCCCTACTTGACCCGCGAGATTTGCGTATGCCGCGCATTGCCGGGCCCAGTTCGCTGGTCATTTTCGGCGTAACCGGCGATTTGGCGAAGAAAAAACTATTGCCCGCCGTGTACGACCTGGCAAATCGTGGACTCTTGCCCGCGAGTTTTGGCCTGATTGGTTTCGGCCGCCGCGACTGGTCGGCCGACGAGTTCGCCGCCTTCGCCGAGGAAAACGTGCGCGCCCACTCTCGCACTCCCTTCAACGATGCCACCTGGAAGCAGCTCAAGGAGGGCATGCGCTTCGTCAAGGGCACCTTCGACGACGCCGAGGCCTTCCGCAAGCTCTCACAGACCGTCTCCGAGCTCGACCGCGACCGGGGCACCCGCGGCAATCATGCGTTCTACATGTCAATCCCGCCCAAGGCCTTCCCGGTGGTAGCCGAACAGCTGGCCGCCTCTGGCCTGTCCAAGTCGGCGCCCGGTGCCTGGAAGCGCGTGATTATTGAGAAGCCTTTCGGCCACGATCTTCAGTCCGCCAAGGAGCTGGACCGGGTGGTCGGCGAAGTCTTTGAGCCCAACTCCGTCTTCCGCATTGACCACTATCTGGGCAAGGAGACCGTGCAGAACATCTTGGCCCTGCGCTTTGCAAACACTATGTTTGAGCCAGTCTGGAACGCCAACTACGTCTCCCATGTGCAGATTACGATGGCCGAAGACATGGGCATCGGCGGCCGCGCTGGCTACTACGACGGCATCGGTGCTGCACGCGACGTGATCCAGAATCATCTGATTCAGCTCATGGCCCTGACCGCTATGGAAGAGCCAGTTTCCTTCGACGCCAGCGACCTGCGCGCCGAAAAGACGAAGGTGCTCTCCGCCGTGCGCGTGCCCAAGGATCTGGGCCTGCACACCGCTCGCGGGCAGTACGCGGCGGGCTGGCAGGGTTCGCAACCGGTCGTGGGCTACTTGGACGAAAAGGGCATCGACCCCAAGTCCACCACCGAAACTTACGCCGCAATCCGCCTGGATGTGGACACCCGCCGCTGGGCAGGCGTTCCCTTCTACCTGCGCACCGGCAAGCGCCTGGGCAAGCGCACCAGCGAGATTGCCGTAGTCTTCAAGCGCGCCCCCCACCTGCCCTTTGACGCCACCGCCACCCGCGAACTGGGTGCCAACGCGGTAGTGATTCGCGTGCAGCCAGACGAGGGCGTTACCCTGCGCTTCGGCGCGAAAACGCCCGGTTCAGCTATGGAAGTGCGCGACGTGAATATGGACTTCTCTTACGGACGCTCCTTCACCGAAGCCTCGCCGGAGGCCTACGAACGCCTAATTCTCGACGTGCTCCTGGGCGATCCACCCCTCTTCCCCACCACGCAGGAAGTGGAGCTCTCCTGGAAGATTCTCGACCCGATTGAAGAGTATTGGAGCACGCTGGGCCAGCCTGAGCCCTACCGTGCAGGCACCTGGGGTCCGGCGCAAGCTGACCGGATGCTAGCCGCTGACGGACACCATTGGAGGATGCCATGA
- the gnd gene encoding 6-phosphogluconate dehydrogenase, decarboxylating, translated as MTQAVANIGVVGLAAMGASLSRNLARHGNTVAVFNRHYLRTQTLISEHGSEGKFVPAQTLEEFVGSLTKPRTAIIMVKAGEPTDEMINALADLMEPGDIIVDAGNAYFKDTIKREKAIRARGLHYVGCGVSGGEEGALLGPSMMPGGTDESWQTLGPILKSIAAVAEGEPCVTHIGSDGAGHFVKMVHNGIEYADMQLIAESYDLMRRGLGLTPEEIAEVFEDWDKGDLNSYLVQITSEVLHHTDAKTGKPFIDIVKDQAGMKGTGTWTVQTALELGVPVTGIGEAVFARGLSSTVELRQEAQVKGLGGPKVEGAFSASAADPAERKAFIEDVRQALYASKIVAYAQGFNEMEEGAKVYNWKLDLGAIARIWRGGCIIRAKFLNRISDAYDSGEQFGSLLFDPFFKKAVEGAQDSWRRVVASAVAAGIPVPVFSSSLAYYDALRSKRLPAALIQGQRDLFGAHTYGRVDEPGIFHTLWAADKSEVKQD; from the coding sequence ATGACTCAAGCAGTAGCGAACATCGGCGTAGTTGGCCTGGCAGCAATGGGCGCCAGCCTCTCGCGCAACCTGGCCCGTCACGGCAACACTGTGGCCGTTTTTAACCGCCACTATTTGCGTACCCAGACCCTCATCTCCGAGCACGGGTCCGAGGGAAAGTTTGTGCCCGCACAGACTTTGGAAGAGTTCGTGGGCTCTCTAACCAAGCCGCGCACCGCTATCATCATGGTCAAGGCTGGTGAGCCGACCGACGAGATGATTAACGCTCTGGCTGATTTGATGGAGCCTGGAGACATCATCGTCGACGCAGGCAACGCTTACTTTAAGGACACCATTAAGCGCGAGAAGGCCATTCGCGCTCGCGGCTTGCACTATGTGGGCTGCGGTGTTTCCGGCGGCGAAGAGGGCGCTCTGCTTGGGCCTTCGATGATGCCTGGTGGCACCGACGAGTCCTGGCAGACCTTGGGGCCGATTTTGAAGTCGATTGCTGCCGTAGCTGAGGGCGAGCCTTGCGTGACTCATATAGGCTCCGACGGCGCTGGCCACTTTGTCAAGATGGTTCATAACGGCATCGAATACGCCGACATGCAGCTCATTGCTGAGTCCTACGACTTGATGCGCCGCGGCTTGGGCCTGACTCCTGAGGAGATTGCCGAAGTCTTTGAGGACTGGGATAAGGGCGATTTGAACTCCTACCTAGTGCAGATTACTTCCGAAGTGCTGCACCACACCGATGCCAAGACTGGCAAGCCTTTTATCGACATCGTGAAGGATCAGGCTGGCATGAAGGGCACCGGCACTTGGACCGTGCAGACGGCTCTGGAACTGGGTGTGCCCGTCACCGGCATCGGTGAGGCAGTCTTTGCCCGCGGACTCTCCTCCACGGTTGAGCTGCGTCAGGAAGCACAAGTCAAGGGTCTAGGGGGGCCTAAGGTTGAAGGTGCTTTCTCGGCATCCGCTGCCGACCCCGCAGAGCGCAAGGCCTTCATAGAAGACGTGCGCCAGGCCCTCTACGCTTCAAAGATTGTGGCCTACGCCCAGGGCTTCAACGAGATGGAGGAAGGCGCTAAGGTCTACAACTGGAAGCTCGATTTGGGCGCAATTGCTCGCATTTGGCGCGGTGGCTGCATTATTCGTGCCAAGTTCTTGAACCGGATTTCCGACGCTTACGACTCTGGCGAACAGTTCGGCTCCCTCCTCTTCGACCCCTTCTTCAAGAAGGCTGTAGAAGGTGCTCAGGATTCTTGGCGCCGCGTGGTAGCTAGTGCAGTAGCGGCTGGCATACCGGTTCCGGTCTTCTCTAGCTCTCTGGCCTACTACGATGCCCTGCGCTCTAAGCGCCTGCCTGCCGCTCTGATTCAGGGCCAGCGCGATCTCTTCGGCGCTCACACCTATGGCCGCGTCGACGAGCCCGGCATCTTCCACACCCTTTGGGCCGCAGATAAGTCCGAAGTCAAGCAGGACTGA
- a CDS encoding gluconokinase: protein MSETAAPSSGRHLPQGYFTGTTPILVVMGVSGCGKTTLSQLLAKRLGWELAEGDDFHSQANINKMSHGIPLTDQDRWPWLDRIRSWIDDHKQAGKPAIVTCSALKRSYRSKLTVPGLAFVYLEGDYNTILARMQARKGHYMKPDMLRSQFDTLEPPTPPEPYIDVDISSSTSPESTCATALELLGLSK, encoded by the coding sequence ATGAGCGAAACCGCCGCACCGAGCTCAGGCAGGCACCTGCCGCAGGGCTATTTTACAGGCACAACGCCCATTCTTGTGGTCATGGGCGTCTCCGGCTGCGGCAAAACGACCCTCAGCCAGCTTCTCGCCAAGCGCCTGGGCTGGGAGCTGGCTGAGGGCGACGACTTCCACTCTCAGGCCAACATCAACAAAATGTCCCATGGCATCCCGCTGACTGACCAAGACCGCTGGCCCTGGCTGGACCGCATTCGTTCCTGGATTGACGACCACAAGCAAGCAGGCAAACCGGCCATCGTGACCTGCTCAGCCCTGAAGCGCTCCTACCGCAGCAAGCTGACCGTACCCGGCCTGGCATTCGTCTACCTTGAGGGCGACTACAACACCATCCTCGCCCGCATGCAAGCCCGCAAAGGCCACTACATGAAGCCCGACATGCTCCGCTCCCAATTCGACACCCTAGAACCCCCCACCCCGCCCGAGCCCTACATAGATGTCGATATTTCGAGCAGCACAAGCCCCGAAAGCACCTGCGCCACAGCCCTGGAGCTTTTGGGGCTCAGTAAGTAA
- the pgl gene encoding 6-phosphogluconolactonase → MSQRQVITYPSADLLSQATAARILLELGDRLAQQPRVDIALTGGRDANDIYECVKNSPLAQSVDWKRVHLWWSDERFVSFEDSDRNAGQARRAWFGGLIDQGLLPESNVHEMPVDPRTPEQVAGASDQDNEKALTAAAQEYEHELIHELGEHPSFDAAVFGVGPDGHFASLFPDHGEAEIDNPDISVVGVNHSPKPPAMRLSLTVPCIRNAHKVWLFASTPEKANAVHRALAGRNNPHVPSSFAEGREETLWLIDRDAAALL, encoded by the coding sequence ATGTCACAACGTCAGGTGATCACGTATCCAAGCGCCGACCTGCTGAGCCAGGCCACTGCAGCACGTATCCTGCTTGAGCTGGGCGACCGCCTGGCCCAGCAGCCGCGCGTCGATATTGCGCTGACCGGTGGCCGCGATGCTAACGATATTTATGAGTGCGTCAAGAATAGTCCTCTGGCGCAGAGCGTGGACTGGAAGCGGGTTCACTTGTGGTGGAGCGATGAGCGCTTCGTTTCCTTTGAAGACAGCGACCGTAACGCCGGTCAGGCTCGCCGCGCTTGGTTCGGCGGGCTGATTGACCAGGGGCTGCTGCCGGAGTCCAACGTGCACGAGATGCCCGTCGATCCGCGCACTCCCGAGCAAGTGGCGGGCGCCAGCGACCAAGACAACGAGAAGGCGCTCACTGCCGCCGCTCAGGAGTATGAGCACGAATTAATACACGAGCTGGGCGAGCATCCCTCCTTTGACGCGGCCGTATTCGGCGTTGGCCCCGACGGCCACTTCGCCTCCCTCTTCCCCGACCATGGCGAGGCCGAAATCGACAATCCCGACATTTCGGTCGTCGGCGTGAACCACTCCCCCAAGCCACCGGCCATGCGCCTGAGCCTGACCGTGCCCTGCATTCGCAACGCCCACAAGGTCTGGCTCTTCGCCTCCACTCCGGAAAAGGCGAACGCCGTCCACAGAGCTCTAGCTGGCCGCAACAACCCACATGTGCCCTCATCCTTCGCCGAAGGCCGCGAAGAGACACTGTGGCTTATAGACCGCGACGCTGCCGCCCTCCTCTAA
- a CDS encoding phosphohydrolase, whose protein sequence is MIPSVEMAQELHKKYAPSQAAYDLIHTHCVIVATIGKELAQRANARYQAAQMRGASVQVARAQEHPQAQSGAVGEQVWQSGDSLEAAIPQRELDVDLVYLGGLLHDIGTYKILASDGAEGRPLAFDDHYIQHGLAGYELLKAEGVDESVAQFARNHTGVGLTRAQVEAEHLDLPVDDYLPRSLEQELVMYADNYHSKHQPPIFVSEPTAAKRTAKFGEENLRRWKMLVAKYGVPDLKPLAEQYGMEII, encoded by the coding sequence ATGATTCCTTCTGTTGAGATGGCCCAGGAGCTGCATAAGAAGTATGCGCCCTCGCAGGCGGCGTATGACCTGATTCACACCCACTGCGTGATTGTGGCGACGATTGGTAAGGAGCTGGCTCAGCGGGCGAATGCGCGCTATCAGGCGGCGCAAATGCGGGGGGCGAGCGTGCAGGTGGCGCGGGCCCAAGAGCACCCGCAGGCTCAGTCCGGTGCGGTGGGTGAGCAGGTTTGGCAGTCTGGCGATTCCCTGGAGGCTGCGATTCCCCAGCGGGAGTTGGACGTGGATTTGGTCTACTTAGGCGGGCTCTTGCACGACATTGGCACCTACAAAATTCTGGCTTCGGACGGCGCTGAAGGGCGGCCGCTGGCCTTCGATGACCACTACATTCAGCACGGCCTTGCGGGCTACGAATTGCTCAAGGCTGAGGGCGTGGATGAGTCTGTCGCCCAGTTCGCTCGAAACCATACGGGAGTAGGGCTCACTCGTGCGCAAGTGGAGGCCGAGCACCTGGATCTGCCGGTGGACGACTACCTGCCGCGCAGTCTGGAGCAGGAGCTGGTCATGTACGCGGACAACTACCATTCCAAGCATCAGCCGCCCATTTTCGTCTCCGAGCCCACGGCCGCCAAGCGCACGGCCAAGTTTGGTGAGGAGAATCTGCGCCGCTGGAAGATGCTGGTGGCCAAGTACGGCGTCCCTGACCTCAAGCCTCTGGCCGAGCAGTACGGCATGGAGATTATTTAG